In Podospora pseudopauciseta strain CBS 411.78 chromosome 3, whole genome shotgun sequence, one genomic interval encodes:
- a CDS encoding hypothetical protein (EggNog:ENOG503PH1V): protein MSPKGTSKTLPIHIPIPCLSLTPSNLSPTTSLSRCITPSKMKLLPLLLLPLPAATALFNPGGHFYPLLHRASCHGNNCNRAVTGTGAHLPPLTQRSADCRSFLLTTVTPAATTITKTVEPTPGARLLRRDELEEIEKRNEVMARQATITPTRIPSWVGGNCGSGPDEFRTGCLCFGVTGGVSTVPRRTVTVTETLDWCEE, encoded by the exons ATGTCACCAAAAGGCACAAGCAAAACCCTCCCCATTCATATACCCATCCCCTGCCTCTCCTTAACCCCATCCAAcctctctcccaccacctctttGTCTAGGTGTATAACCCCATCCAAAATGAAACTCCTCCCTCTATTACTCCTCCCATTACCAGCAGCGACAgccctcttcaaccccgGGGGGCACTtctaccccctcctccaccgcgcCTCCTGCCACGGCAACAACTGCAACCGCGCAGTAACAGGCACAGGagcccacctcccccccctaACCCAACGCTCAGCCGATTGTCggtcttttcttctcacAACCGTCACCCCAGCAGCGAC GACAATAACAAAAACAGTCGAGCCAACACCCGGCGCTAGACTCCTGAGACGAGATGAACTGGAGGAAATTGAAAAAAGGAATGAGGTGATGGCGAGACAGGCAACGATAACACCGACCAGGATTCCATCCTGGGTTGGTGGGAACTGCGGGAGCGGGCCCGACGAGTTCAGGACGGGGTGCTTGTGCTTTGGGGTTACGGGTGGTGTTAGTACTGTGCCTAGGAGGACTGTGACTGTTACCGAGACGTTGGATTGGTGCGAGGAGTAG
- a CDS encoding hypothetical protein (EggNog:ENOG503NUEQ; COG:U) produces the protein MAGATAAKVRVLPYKDFLQPALQRRFATSGLVILVVAYLEALLLASWDSFLWAWFPLGPAGIRTFFFFLCGVLIITLRIAQHHPGVRTTSSPFATFLDSLRSFNTLETILTYAFSAWAFSQVYLWCLSEDAGLEYISYYHADRARLNEKAVFLTTHCVLVGVWHGLRHLFSDVDRLHYGIAKPPPQDADKMADKKANADDGDFNTQLQKLAQKLPEIVVFTLTQALTSTTATMITYSVFLRGFVWRFTMSLFRPVYNLPKTNMTPMTLPFSLTIILRCLWTSVLLTFVWTLGNEAFSLFMVKNPLKNNKPLTSESRDPNGSLLNGLKAKKLSIQCFAMWELAYIARDFPDRRKAIYEDIDRKNGPMWSQIYKICIDVLKQIETRIDNYEKYGKPTVPDPTLDLNRNRAPEKKRLSETVPRDEEVFQPSPQRRGYRQAIERTVGKIATDPGQPSQLSPRARKIAEFAKEELIKAQKQATGTDDTEGLAKDFATKFVESPFGWPFRQTYRRGVAKVLLGEPFGEVSLYANAAFALSGLAVRSLQEDKYGYVQRDVAGLVRTLTGLVRKVEGFREGVVVSWTDVEGRRESREVEEILEGLRWSLRGVVDGFGDYARDVGLSLGDLRLAREAAGVKKAVREEEEKEVKGRRLRLAGGETAAAGVKITEEEVMGRRLR, from the exons ATGGCGGGTGCCACGGCTGCGAAAGTGAGGGTGCTGCCGTACAAGGATTTCCTCCAACCCGCGCTGCAGCGGAGGTTTGCGACGAGCGGGTTGGTGATCTTGGTGGTTGCCTACTTGGAGGCCCTGCTTCTGGCCAGTTGGGATTCAT TCCTCTGGGCGTGGTTCCCCCTTGGCCCAGCCGGCATTCGaacattcttcttcttcctctgtggcgttctcatcatcacccttcGGAtcgcccaacaccaccccggTGTCCGCACCACGAGCTCTCCCTTTGCCACCTTCCTCGACAGCCTCCGGTCCTTCAACACGCTCGAGACGATTCTCACGTATGCGTTTTCAGCGTGGGCCTTTAGTCAAGTCTACCTGTGGTGTCTGTCTGAGGACGCAGGGCTGGAGTACATCTCTTACTACCACGCCGATCGCGCGAGATTGAACGAGAAGGCCGTTTTCTTGACCACACACTGCGTGTTGGTGGGAGTATGGCACGGTCTCAGACACCTGTTTAGCGACGTCGACCGGTTGCACTACGGCATCGCGAAGCCTCCACCCCAGGACGCGGACAAGATGGCGGACAAGAAGGCCAATGCCGATGATGGAGACTTTAACACGCAGCTCCAGAAGCTGGCGCAAAAGTTGCCCGAGATTGTCGTCTTCACCTTGACGCAGGCCTTGACgtccaccacggccaccatGATCACGTACTCGGTTTTCTTGCGGGGGTTTGTCTGGAGGTTTACCATGTCGCTCTTTCGGCCCGTCTACAACCTCCCCAAGACCAACATGACGCCCATGACGCTTCCGTTTTCGTTGACCATCATCCTGCGGTGCTTGTGGACCAGCGTGCTGCTCACGTTTGTGTGGACGCTTGGCAATGAAGCCTTTTCGCTGTTCATGGTCAAGAACCCGCTTAAGAACAACAAGCCGCTCACCTCGGAGTCGAGGGACCCTAACGGCAGTCTTCTGAACGGGTTGAAGGCTAAGAAGCTGTCTATTCAG TGCTTTGCCATGTGGGAACTAGCCTACATCGCCCGCGACTTCCCCGACCGCCGCAAGGCCATCTACGAGGACATTGACCGCAAGAACGGGCCCATGTGGTCCCAGATCTACAAGATCTGCATCGACGTCCTCAAGCAGATTGAAACAAGAATCGACAACTACGAAAAGTACGGCAAACCCACCGTCCCGGATCCGACGTTGGATCTCAACCGAAACAGGGCCCCTGAAAAGAAACGTCTCAGTGAAACGGTCCCCAGAGACGAGGAGGTCTTTCAGCCTTCTCCCCAGAGAAGGGGCTACCGGCAGGCGATCGAGCGGACGGTGGGGAAAATTGCTACCGATCCGGGGCAGCCGTCGCAGCTTAGTCCGCGGGCGAGGAAAATCGCCGAGTttgccaaggaggagctgaTCAAGGCCCAGAAGCAGGCCACGGGGACGGACGACACGGAGGGTTTGGCCAAGGACTTTGCGACCAAGTTTGTAGAGAGCCCGTTTGGTTGGCCGTTTAGACAGACGTACCGCAGAGGGGTGGCAAAGGTGCTGCTGGGGGAGCcgtttggggaggtgagcCTGTATGCGAACGCTGCTTTTGCGCTTAGTGGGCTGGCGGTGAGGAGTTTGCAGGAGGACAAGTATGGGTATGTGCAGAGGGATgtggcggggttggtgaggaccTTGACagggttggtgaggaaggtggagggtttcagggagggggtggtggttagcTGGACGGATGTGGAGGGGCGGAGGGAgtcgagggaggtggaggagatattggaggggttgaggtggagtttgaggggggtggtggatgggtttggggatTATGCTAGAGATGTTGGGTTGAGTTTGGGGGAtttgaggttggcgagggaggcggccggggtgaagaaggctgtcagggaggaggaggagaaggaggtgaaggggaggcggttgaggttggctgggggggagacggcggcggcgggggtgaagattacggaggaggaggtgatggggaggcggttgaggtag
- the PEP12 gene encoding SNAP receptor (COG:U; EggNog:ENOG503NZAW): MSFDRLSAAEQGRSGRNYNNNQPPARSSIAGGSYTDDPDFTRLYQSLTTNLFKLNGNNQRLSGEISHLGTRRDTPRVRERVHELIEESRDLFKSVGEGVKKIQTWDEDVTPTQKYHQQKLSRDFTTSLTEFQSLQRTALEKQKASVSVLQSALPATSPSHQPQVLSSSPGSQQQLLLQEQELARLAPQDEVDFQEALILEREEEIRNIEQGVGDLNVLFQQVAQIVNEQGETLDTIVNNVENVRDDTRGADRELRSAARYQKNARSKACCLLLILVVILTVVLLAVFLG; this comes from the coding sequence atgTCCTTCGACCGcctctccgccgccgagCAAGGCCGCTCCGGCCgcaactacaacaacaaccaaccccccgcTCGCTCCTCCATCGCCGGGGGGTCCTACACCGACGACCCCGACTTCACCCGGCTCTACcaatccctcaccaccaacctcttcaAGCTCAACGGCAACAACCAGCGCCTGTCGGGGGAGATCTCCCACCTCGGCACCCGCCGCGACACCCCCCGAGTCCGCGAGCGAGTCCACGAACTAATCGAAGAATCCCGCGATCTCTTCAAATCAGTCGGCGAAGGCGTCAAGAAAATCCAGACGTGGGACGAAGACGTCACACCAACCCAAAAATACCACCAGCAGAAACTCTCCCGTGACTTCACCACCTCTTTAACAGAATTCCAATCCCTCCAGCGGACCGCGTtggaaaaacaaaaagcttCTGTTTCCGTGCTTCAGTCCGCCCTCCCGGCCACGTCACcttcccaccaaccccaggtCTTGTCGTCCTCCCCCGGGTCACAACAGCAACTCCTtcttcaagaacaagaactcGCCCGCCTGGCACCACAAGACGAGGTTGACTTTCAGGAGGCGCTCATTCTGGAACGGGAGGAGGAAATCAGGAATATTGAGCAGGGTGTGGGGGATTTGAATGTGCTTTTTCAGCAGGTGGCGCAGATTGTGAATGAGCAGGGCGAGACGTTGGACACGATTGTGAATAATGTCGAGAATGTGAGGGATGACACGAGGGGGGCGGACAGGGAGCTGAGGAGCGCGGCGAGATATCAGAAGAATGCGAGGAGCAAGGcttgttgcttgttgctgattttggtggtgatcctGACGGTGGTTTTGTTGGCTGTGTTTTTGGGTTAG
- a CDS encoding hypothetical protein (EggNog:ENOG503P40M; COG:U): MAHAMRAIGRLRAVRSSGALSISPSTIRAFSLATHNRASHPAFTSPASSTPLRPGTRLLQHKLNSQPQARSFSLINAFDTAIYNAQEYLLFLHTSLNIPWYLTIPLFAISLNMVLRLPTRLYVQSTFHRQAKLRHLSEIFAVQEVQRQTAQQKGKASKMDHLLQKLPVLHTKANNKFRKRWKLQSWRIIAAQLATFPVWLLGIEAIRWQSTATGGLLGSILNWFREKPVTAKAADPVELANSAIKTTLPPPPLDNSLTEAISSSAQDIATTTATTTTTTTQPAMEGILWIPDFALSDPYHILPLTLSAVLVANAIPKDKTKLARMFGKAPVVNPDEKLTGKEEFRRRLMLTGARLNFWFSVLVGPLTIGLPAAMHLYWITSSLGNWMAKRLLDLVWPVEKPKELMRMRLEPYFIYPMPVEKKKSVVEVVKTAETTTRPPVVTSKRAATAATVVKNDAEVPPQTKPAPAKPVSRFSAVRGVEKEKKGK, encoded by the coding sequence ATGGCCCATGCCATGAGAGCAATTGGCCGTCTACGGGCCGTCCGGAGCTCAGGGGCTCTGTCCATTTCCCCATCAACTATCCGCGCCTTCAGCTTAGCTACTCACAACAGAGCCTCCCACCCGGCCTTCACCTCACCTGCCTCATCCACACCTCTCAGACCAGGAACTAGACTATTACAGCACAAACTCAACAGTCAACCCCAAGCCAGGTCCTTCTCCCTCATTAACGCCTTCGACACAGCCATATACAACGCCCAAGAgtacctcctcttcctccacacctccctcaacatcccatggtacctcaccatccccctcttcgCCATCTCCCTTAACATggtcctccgcctccccacACGCCTCTACGTCCAGAGCACCTTCCACAGACAAGCCAAGCTGCGCCATCTCTCCGAGATCTTCGCCGTCCAAGAAGTCCAAAGGCAGACGGCTCAACAAAAAGGGAAAGCCAGCAAGATGgaccatctcctccagaaGCTCCCCGTGCTTCATACCAAAGCCAACAACAAATTCAGAAAGCGGTGGAAGCTCCAATCCTGGCGCATCATTGCAGCCCAGCTCGCAACTTTTCCCGTGTGGCTCTTGGGCATCGAGGCGATCAGATGGCAGAGCACCGCCACGGGGGGTCTGCTGGGGTCGATACTGAACTGGTTTCGTGAGAAACCGGTCACAGCAAAGGCTGCCGATCCTGTCGAGCTGGCTAATTCGGCCATCAAGACCaccctaccaccaccacccttagATAACTCCCTCACCGAagccatctcatcatccgccCAGGacatcgccaccaccacagcaacaacaacaacaacaacaacccaaccagcAATGGAGGGCATCCTCTGGATCCCAGACTTTGCCCTCTCCGATCCCtaccacatcctccccttgACCCTCTCGGCCGTCCTCGTCGCCAACGCGATCCCCAAGGACAAGACAAAACTTGCCAGGATGTTTGGTAAAGCCCCAGTCGTGAACCCGGACGAGAAGCTCACCGGGAAAGAGGAGTTCCGCCGGAGGCTGATGCTCACGGGAGCGAGGCTGAACTTTTGGTTCTCGGTCCTTGTCGGGCCGTTGACGATTGGGTTGCCGGCCGCGATGCACCTTTACTGGATCACGTCCAGCTTGGGTAATTGGATGGCGAAGAGGCTGCTTGATTTGGTCTGGCCGGTGGAGAAGCCAAAGGAgctgatgaggatgaggctggAGCCGTATTTCATTTATCCCATgccggtggagaagaagaagtcggTGGTCGAGGTGGTGAAGACGGCCGAGACAACTACCAGGCCACCGGTGGTGACGTCGAAAAGagcggcgacggcggctACGGTGGTCAAGAATGATGCGGAGGTGCCGCCGCAGACGAAACCGGCCCCGGCGAAGCCAGTGTCTCGGTTTTCTGCCGTTCGAGGggtcgagaaggagaagaaggggaaatAA
- the ALG11 gene encoding asparagine-linked glycosylation protein (EggNog:ENOG503NV7J; COG:M; BUSCO:EOG09262UB3; CAZy:GT4), which translates to MPSSISSLAVVPALCLIPILALAGPLLFRAVGALLGLYLRKKTDGRLSHILELTEQDEKKWREGRRSSGSSSSSGKDEEWEEVDTYTDGTSGNGGKGEADWDGVVGFFHPFCNAGGGGERVLWAAIRATQQRWPKAKCIVYTGDHDVNKDAILSRVENRFNIHLHPPTVNFLYLTTRHWVLASTWPRFTLAGQSFGSLIVAWDAFSLLVPDIFVDTMGYAFALGLSKFLFPEIPTAAYVHYPTISTDMLESLDPTSTVGSQGVHAGQGTGTRGKAKKLYWKLFAKVYSHVGASADVVMTNSTWTMGHIQKLWGPLRRSNRPIAVVYPPVAVSELEQEVEVSPQSEKKREKVLLYIAQFRPEKNHQLILQAFAEFVKTSKSPAAKEAKLVLVGSVRDDHDSKRVYQLRLLVNELHIKARVEFHLDASWPEILEWLRRASVGVNGMWNEHFGIGVVEYQAAGLVSVVHDSGGPKMDIVVDVEGGFTGFHATTPSEFAEGFEKALSLENPLEVRLRARESAKRFTEEEFVRRWVREMEPVIGLNELKVTTEKRKV; encoded by the exons ATGCCGTCAAGTATCTCTTCTCTCGCCGTCGTTCCCGCGCTATGTCTCATtcccatcctcgccctcgcggGCCCGTTGCTGTTCCGCGCCGTGGGAGCTTTGCTGGGGTTGTACCTTCGCAAGAAGACGGATGGTCGGTTGTCGCATATCCTCGAGCTCACTGAGCAGGACGAAAAGAAGTGGCGGGAAGGCCGGAGGAGCAGCGGTAGCAGTAGCAGCAGTGGgaaggatgaggagtgggaggaggtggacaCATACACTGATGGGACGTCGGGGAATGGGGGCAAGGGTGAGGCGGACTGGGATGGTGTCGTGGGCTTCTTTCACCCTTTTTG TAatgctggaggtggtggagagagagTTCTGTGGGCGGCCATCCGTGCGACACAGCAGCGCTGGCCAAAAGCAAAGTGTATAGTTTACACTGGGGACCATGATGTGAACAAGGACGCCATCCTGTCTAGAGTCGAG AACCGCTTCAACattcacctccaccctcccaccGTCAATTTTCTctacctcaccacccgccATTGGGTCCTCGCCTCCACATGGCCGCGCTTCACTCTTGCCGGCCAGTCTTTTGGTTCCCTCATCGTGGCCTGGGATGCCTTCAGTCTTTTGGTTCCCGACATTTTTGTTGACACCATGGGCTACGCCTTTGCGCTTGGGCTCTCCAAGTTTTTGTTTCCCGAAATTCCCACGGCCGCATACGTGCATTATCCCACCATTTCTACCGACATGCTCGAATCTCTTgatcccacctccaccgttgGCTCTCAGGGGGTCCACGCCGGCCAGGGCACCGGCACTCGtggcaaggccaagaagctgtACTGGAAGCTATTCGCCAAGGTCTATTCCCATGTTGGGGCTTCTGCAGACGTGGTTATGACCAACTCTACCTGGACTATGGGTCACATTCAGAAACTATGGGGTCCCTTGAGAAGATCTAACAGGCCAATTGCTGTGGTGTATCCTCCGGTGGCCGTCAGTGAACTCGAGCAAGAAGTCGAAGTCTCCCCTCAAAGCGAAAAGAAGAGGGAAAAGGTGCTGCTATACATTGCGCAGTTCCGACCAGAAAAGAACCACCAGCTTATCCTCCAGGCCTTTGCCGAGTTTGTCAAGACGAGCAAGAGCCCGGCGGCCAAGGAGGCAaagctggtgttggtgggcaGTGTAAGGGATGATCACGACTCCAAGAGGGTGTATCAGCTCCGGTTGCTGGTGAACGAGCTGCACATCAAGGCCAGGGTGGAGTTTCATCTGGATGCGAGCTGGCCTGAGATCTTGGAGTGgctgaggagggcaagcGTGGGCGTGAACGGGATGTGGAATGAGCACTTTGGCatcggggtggtggagtaCCAGGCTGCTGGGTTGGTGAGCGTGGTGCATGATAGCGGGGGGCCGAAGATGGATATTGTTGTGGACGTCGAGGGGGGGTTTACTG GCTTCCATGCTACGACTCCGAGCGAGTTTGCTGAGGGGTTTGAAAAGGCGTTGAGCTTGGAGAACCCGTTGGAGGTGAGGCTGCGGGCGAGGGAGAGTGCAAAGAGGTTtaccgaggaggagtttgtgaggaggtgggtgagggagatggagccTGTTATCGGCCTGAACGAGTTGAAGGTCACGacggagaagaggaaggtgtaG
- the TRM2 gene encoding tRNA(m5U54)methyltransferase (EggNog:ENOG503NVPX; COG:H) — translation MRFGAIRVFSKGPSLGTFSKTSASLRYSSQSYSTRFCFTTSTSVKMASTSAPAAAGGGEGVQQIDSYKLQHQQQKQQTGKRPFPNGQGGGGKGGRGGKFKKKGKKAKPPAEGGHDEVLRLDIEALMAKSRNEAAEGAEGEEASAEEEILPEQGSEVLVEVVALSSTGDGLAKMKGSDRIYVVPFAVPGDMVTVKAYRHEETHTVADFISVVDPSPLRDDSRIQCKYFSKCSGCQFQMLDYAEQLRIKRETVVKAYKNFSQLTPELVPEILDTIGSPLQYNYRTKLTPHFDGPWNNPRRGPKKHLESCPPIGFTPKSARKVMDIEDCPIATPAVRKGLTAERERMKTEFSKYSNGATILLRENTIRVPAGGEAPSDIPSDAVVVRTPGYTDYKTHITDNNATSTEHVDDFIFTNPAGSFFQNNNSILSPFTQYIRDHILPPANKEGIKYLIDAYSGSGLFTITQSALFPGGSIGIDIAEGSIAYARKNAKLNNLDEGQCKFIAADAPELFKSVEGYNPDETVVVLDPPRKGCDASFLSQLLRFGPRRVVYVSCNVHTQARDVGVLVRGEVEGVVDDTEETDGTERKKTRYEIESLRGFDFFPQTAHVEGVAVLNRVEER, via the coding sequence ATGCGATTTGGCGCCATCAGAGTTTTTTCGAAGGGACCTTCTCTCGGCACTTTTTCCAAAACTTCAGCCTCGCTGCGCTATAGCAGCCAATCATATTCAACCAGATTCTGCTTCACAACCTCGACCAGTGTCAAAATGGCTTCCACGTCGGCACCTGCCGcggctgggggtggtgaaggagtcCAGCAGATCGACAGCTACAAGCTccaacatcagcaacagAAGCAGCAGACAGGAAAGAGACCATTTCCGAACGgccaaggcggcggtggaaaGGGTGGACGTGGTGGCAagttcaagaagaagggaaagaaggcgAAGCCGCCTGCCGAGGGTGGACACGATGAGGTCCTCCGGCTTGATATTGAGGCTCTGATGGCCAAGAGCAGGAACGAGGCCGCCGAGGGTGCTGAGGGTGAAGAAGCTtccgccgaggaggaaatTTTGCCAGAGCAGGGGAGCGAGGTTCTTGTCGAAGTTGTGGCGTTGTCTTCCACCGGTGACGGCCTGGCAAAGATGAAGGGCTCTGATCGCATCTATGTCGTCCCGTTCGCCGTTCCGGGAGATATGGTCACGGTCAAGGCCTACCGCCACGAAGAAACCCACACCGTCGCCGACTTCATTTCTGTGGTTgacccctctcccctccgcGACGACAGCCGCATCCAGTGCAAGTACTTCTCCAAGTGCTCCGGCTGCCAGTTCCAAATGCTCGACTACGCCGAACAGCTCCGGATCAAGAGGGAGACTGTCGTCAAGGCCTACAAGAACTTCTCCCAACTCACCCCCGAGCTCGTCCCCGAGATTTTGGACACCATCGGCTCCCCTCTGCAGTATAACTACCGCACCAAGCTCACCCCTCACTTCGACGGGCCCTGGAACAACCCCCGCCGCGGCCCGAAGAAGCATCTCGAGTCTTGCCCACCGATAGGCTTCACCCCCAAGTCAGCCCGCAAGGTAATGGACATTGAAGACTGCCCCATCGCCACCCCCGCCGTGAGGAAGGGTCTCACGGCCGAGCGTGAGCGGATGAAGACCGAGTTCTCGAAATACTCCAACGGCGCCACGATTCTCCTGCGGGAAAACACGATCCGAGTTCCCGCCGGGGGTGAAGCGCCCTCTGACATTCCCTCCGATGCGGTCGTTGTCCGGACGCCGGGGTACACCGACTACAAGACTCACATCACGGACAACAACGCCACGAGCACCGAGCACGTTGACGActtcatcttcaccaacccggCCGGTTCGTTTTTTCAGAACAACAATTCCATCTTGTCGCCCTTTACGCAGTACATTAGGGATCACATTTTGCCTCCTGCCAATAAAGAGGGGATAAAGTACCTCATTGACGCCTACTCGGGCTCGGGGCTTTTCACCATCACGCAATCAGCTTTGTTTCCGGGGGGGAGCATCGGGATTGACATTGCCGAGGGCTCGATCGCTTATGCTAGGAAGAATGCAAAGTTGAACAATCTGGACGAGGGGCAGTGCAAATTCATTGCTGCCGACGCGCCGGAGCTGTTCAAGAGTGTGGAGGGGTATAACCCGGACGAGACGGTTGTGGTGCTGGATCCGCCGAGGAAGGGGTGTGACGCTAGCTTTTTGAGCCAGCTGCTGAGGTTTGGGCCGAGGAGGGTTGTTTATGTGAGCTGTAATGTGCACACGCAGGCGAGGGATGTGGGGGTTTTGGttaggggggaggtggagggggttgttgatgataCGGAGGAGACGGACGGGACAGAGAGGAAAAAGACGAGGTATGAGATTGAGAGCTTGAGGGGGTTTGACTTTTTTCCGCAGACGGCTCACGTTGagggggtggcggtgttgAACAGGGTTGAGGAGAGGTAG